In Clostridium swellfunianum, a genomic segment contains:
- a CDS encoding menaquinone biosynthesis decarboxylase — translation MAYKSLQEFVKLLEEKKLLKRISTKVSSDLEITEITDRISKAYGPALLFENVEGSEYPVLINAYGTYERLNLALEVDNIDEIAQDIEKLIDMSSYLGILNKIKAVPKVARLATVFPRKVERAACQEVVEDNPDLSKLPILKCWPEDGGKFITLPLVITKDPETGIQNMGMYRLQVFDKNTTGMHWHLHKDGREIYEKYRKLGGKMPVSVAIGTDPATTYAATAPLPKEIDEMMFSGFLRKWPLEIVKSKTNDIYVPANAEFILEGYVDVNEELRIEGPFGDHTGYYSLADKYPVFHVTCITHKKNPIYPTTIVGKPPMEDCYLGKATERIFLPLLKLQLPEIIDMNFPLEGVFHNCVIVSIKKRYPGHAKKVMHALWGMGQMMYTKMIIVVDENISPQDLSTVAWKVFNNIDAKRDVVIVEGPLDALDHASNLPHYGHKMGIDATKKWPSEGHTREWPNDIEMTEDIKDMVSRRWAEYGFEQD, via the coding sequence GTGGCGTACAAAAGTCTCCAGGAGTTTGTAAAGCTGTTGGAAGAGAAAAAACTTTTAAAAAGAATCAGCACCAAGGTAAGCAGTGATTTAGAGATTACCGAGATCACAGATAGGATTTCAAAGGCTTATGGACCTGCACTGCTGTTTGAGAATGTGGAGGGTTCTGAATATCCAGTGTTAATTAATGCTTATGGAACTTATGAAAGACTTAATCTTGCATTAGAAGTAGACAATATAGATGAAATCGCACAAGATATTGAGAAGCTTATTGACATGTCGAGCTATCTCGGAATACTTAATAAAATTAAAGCTGTTCCAAAGGTTGCAAGGCTGGCTACAGTTTTTCCAAGAAAAGTTGAAAGAGCTGCTTGTCAAGAGGTTGTTGAAGATAATCCAGATCTCTCAAAGCTTCCAATATTAAAATGCTGGCCAGAGGATGGAGGTAAATTTATAACTTTGCCTTTAGTTATTACAAAGGATCCTGAAACAGGGATTCAAAACATGGGAATGTACAGGCTTCAGGTGTTTGATAAAAATACTACCGGAATGCACTGGCACTTACATAAGGATGGAAGAGAGATATATGAAAAGTATAGAAAGCTCGGAGGTAAAATGCCTGTATCTGTTGCAATAGGTACTGATCCAGCAACAACCTATGCGGCTACAGCTCCACTTCCGAAAGAAATAGATGAAATGATGTTTTCAGGCTTTTTAAGGAAATGGCCTCTAGAAATAGTAAAGTCAAAAACAAACGATATATACGTTCCAGCAAATGCTGAATTTATATTGGAAGGTTATGTGGATGTTAACGAAGAATTAAGAATAGAGGGACCTTTTGGAGATCATACAGGTTACTACTCTTTAGCAGATAAGTATCCAGTATTCCATGTAACCTGCATAACACATAAGAAAAATCCTATATATCCAACAACTATAGTTGGAAAACCGCCGATGGAGGACTGCTACTTGGGAAAGGCAACAGAGAGAATATTCTTGCCTCTTCTAAAGCTACAGCTTCCAGAAATAATAGATATGAATTTTCCTCTTGAAGGTGTTTTTCACAATTGCGTTATAGTATCCATTAAAAAGAGATATCCTGGACATGCGAAGAAGGTTATGCATGCACTCTGGGGCATGGGACAAATGATGTATACAAAGATGATTATTGTGGTGGATGAAAATATAAGTCCTCAAGACCTTTCCACAGTTGCTTGGAAGGTATTTAATAATATCGATGCAAAGAGAGATGTGGTTATAGTAGAAGGTCCGCTAGATGCTTTAGACCATGCTTCAAACCTCCCACACTATGGACATAAGATGGGAATAGATGCTACAAAGAAATGGCCAAGTGAAGGACACACAAGAGAATGGCCAAATGATATTGAAATGACAGAGGACATAAAGGATATGGTCAGCAGGAGGTGGGCTGAATATGGTTTTGAGCAAGATTAA
- a CDS encoding LysM peptidoglycan-binding domain-containing protein, with protein MIIHVVKPGESLYTISRLYNVSLDKIASDNELANPSRLVVGQTLVILEGIRRHTVSTGQSFYSIAITYGLTVGELAAANPQVSNPSLIYPGQILNIPPRTRKLGTIEVNGYAFPNISMEVLRKTLPYLTYLSIFSHEVKEDGTLREINDTPLIEAARQAKVAPLLVITNLLPGGGFSSDLARTILTSEQLQDTLLNNVAQILRAKNYYGLDIDFEYIYPENRENYNNFVRKAISKLRPLGYSVTTALAPKLSAEQRGLLYEAHDYLVHGQLASHVILMTYEWGYTFGPPMAVAPLNAVRRILDYAVTAIPRDKILMGIPNYGYDWTLPYQRGSRAVTLGNVGAVDLAARVGAQIKYDELSQAPYYNYYDESEKQHVVWFEDARSIEAKLRLAKEFRLSGVSYWTIGRYFPQNWLVLSSLHDVRKVI; from the coding sequence TTGATTATCCATGTTGTAAAACCCGGTGAATCACTTTATACAATTTCTCGTTTATATAATGTTTCCTTAGATAAAATTGCTTCAGATAATGAGCTTGCAAACCCAAGCAGGCTTGTGGTAGGTCAAACATTGGTTATCCTTGAGGGCATAAGAAGGCATACAGTTTCAACAGGTCAAAGCTTCTATTCCATTGCTATTACCTATGGGCTGACTGTTGGCGAACTTGCAGCAGCAAATCCTCAAGTTTCAAACCCTTCACTTATATATCCGGGGCAGATATTAAATATTCCTCCTAGAACGCGAAAATTAGGAACTATAGAAGTAAATGGTTATGCTTTTCCTAATATAAGTATGGAGGTTTTGAGAAAGACCCTGCCTTATCTAACTTATCTTAGTATCTTTAGCCATGAGGTAAAGGAAGATGGTACCTTAAGAGAAATAAATGATACTCCACTTATTGAGGCAGCAAGACAGGCTAAGGTAGCACCACTTTTAGTTATAACTAATCTTCTTCCAGGAGGAGGCTTTAGCAGCGATTTAGCTCGTACAATACTAACAAGCGAGCAGCTTCAAGATACTCTTTTAAATAATGTTGCTCAGATTTTAAGAGCAAAGAATTACTATGGACTTGATATAGATTTTGAATATATCTATCCCGAAAATAGAGAGAATTATAATAACTTTGTTAGAAAGGCTATAAGTAAGCTAAGGCCTTTAGGTTACTCTGTAACTACTGCTCTTGCCCCTAAGCTTTCAGCAGAACAAAGAGGGTTATTATATGAAGCTCATGACTATCTTGTTCATGGTCAACTTGCATCCCATGTTATACTCATGACATATGAATGGGGCTATACCTTTGGGCCGCCTATGGCAGTTGCTCCTCTTAACGCTGTGAGAAGAATTTTAGACTATGCTGTTACTGCTATACCAAGAGATAAGATTTTAATGGGAATACCAAACTATGGCTATGATTGGACACTTCCATATCAAAGAGGTTCTAGAGCAGTTACTTTAGGCAACGTAGGAGCAGTAGACCTTGCAGCAAGAGTAGGAGCTCAAATCAAATATGATGAATTGTCACAGGCTCCATATTATAATTATTATGATGAGAGTGAAAAACAGCATGTTGTATGGTTTGAGGATGCTAGAAGCATCGAAGCGAAGCTTAGATTGGCTAAGGAATTTAGACTTAGCGGTGTAAGCTACTGGACTATAGGAAGATACTTCCCTCAAAATTGGCTGGTTTTAAGTTCATTGCATGATGTTAGAAAAGTAATCTAG
- a CDS encoding CPBP family intramembrane glutamic endopeptidase has protein sequence MKNIKTLPLIIIALMATLSFSNLFGLNISSACIFIGVAFFFINKAIEKQPMKGSGLDLKAIGANLKDRKIWIWLVLPIVTDAVCVIISKLFLPQYIEYETARAGAFVPVELSVSSVILFFVFALGEEIAWRAFFQNQLTKILPIIPTLLFSSLLFTLGHYKAGNTIIVVYGLIFTFINSILYGVIFHKTKNAWISTFSHFTANMFEVIVFILI, from the coding sequence ATGAAAAATATTAAAACACTGCCATTAATAATAATAGCCTTAATGGCGACTCTATCCTTTTCTAATCTATTTGGACTAAACATTTCATCAGCATGTATCTTCATAGGGGTTGCATTTTTCTTTATCAATAAAGCTATTGAAAAGCAGCCCATGAAAGGCAGCGGACTTGACTTAAAGGCAATAGGAGCTAACTTAAAAGACAGAAAAATTTGGATCTGGCTTGTACTACCAATAGTTACAGATGCAGTTTGTGTTATAATCTCAAAATTATTTTTACCTCAATATATTGAGTATGAAACCGCAAGAGCAGGCGCCTTTGTGCCAGTTGAACTAAGCGTATCTTCTGTAATTTTGTTTTTTGTATTTGCTTTAGGTGAGGAGATTGCATGGAGAGCTTTCTTTCAAAACCAACTAACCAAAATCTTACCCATTATACCTACGCTCCTATTTTCATCTTTATTATTTACTTTAGGACACTATAAAGCAGGAAATACTATTATAGTAGTTTATGGCCTTATATTTACCTTTATCAATAGTATTTTATATGGTGTAATCTTTCATAAAACAAAAAATGCATGGATTAGTACATTCTCACATTTTACCGCAAACATGTTTGAGGTTATTGTATTTATATTGATTTAG
- a CDS encoding ABC transporter ATP-binding protein: protein MNKSIIECDNLYKIYKSEDIEVFALSGLDLTVEEGELLAIIGSSGSGKSTLLNMLGGLDKPTTGKLFINGIDMMTLNKKQMREYKRDVVGFVWQNNARNLLAHLTALENIEMVMSFSKKQKDKRKRALELLEQVEMSHRKNNRVRELSGGEQQRVAIAIALANNPKILLADEPTGSVDSKTSSSILELFSRLNKVLNLTIIIVTHDMQVAHKVERVVSISEGRISKELIARESYDKALSTMEELYTDINEGDTHEEFLVVDRHGRVQLPSQFLGRIKAGKKIKARIDEDSIILHS, encoded by the coding sequence ATGAATAAAAGTATTATAGAATGTGATAATTTATATAAAATATATAAGTCTGAGGATATAGAGGTTTTTGCTCTTTCTGGACTGGATTTAACAGTAGAGGAAGGAGAACTTTTAGCTATTATAGGGAGCAGTGGCAGCGGAAAGTCCACCCTTTTAAATATGCTTGGCGGACTTGATAAGCCCACTACGGGAAAGCTTTTTATAAATGGAATAGACATGATGACACTAAACAAAAAGCAGATGAGGGAATACAAAAGAGATGTGGTAGGTTTTGTATGGCAGAATAACGCTAGAAACCTCTTAGCCCATTTGACAGCTCTTGAAAATATAGAAATGGTTATGAGTTTTTCAAAAAAGCAAAAGGATAAAAGGAAAAGAGCCTTGGAACTTTTAGAGCAGGTTGAGATGTCTCATAGGAAAAATAATAGAGTTAGAGAACTTTCAGGAGGAGAACAACAAAGGGTTGCTATAGCTATAGCTCTTGCCAACAATCCTAAAATACTCCTTGCAGACGAACCTACAGGCTCTGTAGACAGCAAAACCAGTTCCTCAATTTTGGAATTGTTTAGCCGCTTAAACAAAGTTCTAAATTTAACTATAATCATTGTGACACATGACATGCAGGTTGCTCACAAAGTAGAAAGAGTTGTTTCTATAAGCGAAGGAAGGATTTCCAAGGAGCTTATAGCTAGAGAGAGTTACGATAAGGCTTTGAGTACTATGGAAGAGCTTTACACGGATATAAATGAAGGAGATACTCATGAAGAATTTCTTGTGGTTGACAGGCATGGAAGAGTTCAGCTTCCTTCACAGTTTCTAGGTAGAATTAAAGCAGGCAAAAAGATTAAAGCGAGGATTGATGAGGATAGCATAATACTTCATAGTTAA
- a CDS encoding ABC transporter ATP-binding protein produces the protein MRQVIRTEGVSRDFYVGREPIHALKNISVGFEEGTLTILKGRSGSGKTTLLNLLGLIDKPTEGSITLLDREISSMSETEKNSIRQKEFGFVFQSGALIPNMTVYENVELVLRLAKLPEKERKNRVLQCIEAVGLSKKTNHYPEELSGGEMQRAGIARAIAHRPKIMLVDEPTSSLDYNTGLLVVKLFKELIAREGTTIIMTTHDPKLIPIADYMYSLKDGEIINE, from the coding sequence GTGAGACAGGTAATTAGGACAGAAGGAGTCTCAAGAGACTTTTATGTGGGAAGAGAACCTATACATGCTTTAAAAAATATTTCCGTAGGCTTCGAAGAAGGGACTTTGACCATACTTAAAGGGCGTTCGGGCTCAGGAAAGACCACACTTTTAAACTTGCTTGGGCTTATAGATAAACCTACTGAAGGCAGTATTACACTGTTAGACAGAGAAATAAGCAGTATGAGTGAAACTGAAAAAAACAGCATAAGGCAGAAGGAATTTGGTTTTGTTTTTCAATCAGGTGCATTAATCCCAAATATGACGGTGTATGAAAATGTTGAATTGGTTTTAAGGCTTGCAAAGCTTCCAGAAAAGGAAAGAAAAAATAGAGTGCTTCAGTGCATAGAGGCAGTTGGACTTTCAAAGAAAACAAATCATTATCCTGAGGAGCTATCGGGTGGGGAGATGCAGAGAGCAGGAATTGCAAGAGCCATAGCTCACAGACCTAAAATTATGCTTGTGGATGAGCCTACATCTTCACTGGATTACAATACGGGGCTTTTAGTGGTGAAGCTTTTTAAGGAACTTATTGCAAGGGAAGGAACCACAATTATAATGACTACCCATGACCCAAAGCTGATTCCAATAGCTGATTATATGTACAGTCTTAAAGATGGGGAGATTATAAATGAATAA